AACTATAGCTTCAATCCCTAAATCACCCAAGCTATTGATCATACCCTCTCCAATCTTTCCAGAGATAACAATATCGCAATCTTTGATATCTTCTATAATATGATTTTGATGATTTCCATCAGTAACTCTAATGTCTAAAAAACAGATTCCTTCTGGTCCCTTCGAATAAATGTAAAAGATCTTAGCTTTACCTAAATGTGAAACAATCTCTTCACTACTATTTACACTAACAGCTATTTTCAAGATAAGCCCTCCTTTTTTATAGTAGCAGTTATCCTATACATCTATGTGCATCACGGTTAAAATATATTTCTAACTCAAGATATTGGAAGCTTTTCTAAGCTATCCAGTAAAATATTCATCATACATATCTTCACGATAAGAACTATACTTATTCTCTAATAAAGTATTAGTGATCTGATCTAAAAGACTAACAGATCCATCATAAGCAACATTAACTTTCCTTTGAGCTCCCATCCTATCAT
Above is a window of Orenia marismortui DSM 5156 DNA encoding:
- a CDS encoding NifB/NifX family molybdenum-iron cluster-binding protein; this translates as MKIAVSVNSSEEIVSHLGKAKIFYIYSKGPEGICFLDIRVTDGNHQNHIIEDIKDCDIVISGKIGEGMINSLGDLGIEAIVDEETLNPIEAISKL